A stretch of the Candidatus Jettenia sp. AMX2 genome encodes the following:
- a CDS encoding tetratricopeptide repeat protein, translating to MQKKLITVLIVFLTICICFSYQDLQAAVISGENTGKDSDRRHNATKWFEDGQAKYRQAQFDGAVQAFTNAVESDPEYFEAWEGLGNSFYHLGNYDMAIQAYEKALHLRPDDYSTMVNKGIALHKKGNPEKSLEIYLEILRADPHFSKAWYNKGIALLALNRNKEALQAFEKVLEKDPHDDLALHGKGYLLILSERYNEALQMFARVVQANPDNTWAWNNMGIALDRLSMYDEAIKAFDKAISIDPENARTWHNKANTLYNLGSYEEALRVYDKARRLDPLLYGEH from the coding sequence ATGCAGAAAAAACTGATAACGGTACTGATAGTTTTTTTAACGATTTGTATATGCTTTTCTTATCAGGATCTACAGGCAGCCGTCATTTCAGGGGAAAATACCGGTAAGGATTCTGACCGAAGGCACAACGCAACAAAATGGTTTGAAGACGGGCAGGCAAAATATCGGCAGGCTCAGTTTGATGGCGCTGTGCAGGCATTCACCAATGCTGTTGAATCAGATCCTGAATACTTTGAGGCCTGGGAAGGCCTGGGAAATTCATTTTACCACCTTGGTAACTATGACATGGCAATACAGGCATATGAAAAAGCATTACACCTAAGGCCGGATGATTATTCGACTATGGTAAATAAAGGAATTGCCCTGCATAAAAAAGGAAATCCGGAAAAGTCCCTTGAAATTTATCTTGAAATCCTTAGGGCAGACCCCCATTTTTCGAAAGCCTGGTATAATAAAGGTATTGCCCTTCTTGCATTAAACAGAAACAAGGAGGCGTTGCAGGCATTTGAAAAGGTTTTGGAAAAAGACCCTCATGACGATTTGGCATTACACGGGAAGGGATATCTTTTAATCTTGTCTGAAAGATATAATGAAGCGCTTCAAATGTTTGCTAGGGTAGTTCAGGCAAATCCTGACAACACATGGGCATGGAATAATATGGGCATTGCCCTTGACAGGTTATCCATGTATGATGAGGCCATTAAGGCGTTTGATAAGGCTATCAGCATCGATCCGGAAAACGCAAGAACATGGCATAACAAAGCCAATACTTTGTATAACTTGGGAAGTTATGAAGAGGCATTGAGGGTCTATGACAAGGCAAGAAGATTAGATCCACTTTTGTATGGAGAACATTAA
- a CDS encoding ABC transporter ATP-binding protein encodes MSFERIRKLWEENLVYRVFIKKYKKYFLIGSLSLIIVDILNIIPPLIIKKAFDILSEEVDLTTIAILSALYILVSLFQGVCRYIWRMYFIGTSFRCDYDLRMAFFRHIESLSEKFFQKYRTGDLMSRATNDLSAVRMAVGPGLLIGLDALFYFFVIPPIIIYLSPKLSLYTFLFMPLIPFIAYKIKHVIDRRFRSVQEQFSRISEKVQENISGIRVVKSFNISQQEERTLRKLCVDFMRKNLSLAIPQSLLGPVFEYTTYMGIIILLFVGGKMVIEEAITLGTLVAFQRYISMMVWPMTATGWSISLLQRGKASMKRIDEIMNEKPDIVSKNGITSVLHGDIEFRNVNIKYENKKEWVLRNINLKIPAGQRIAVVGTIGSGKSTLVNLVPRIIPVPDQSLFLSGIDINMINIKTLRKMIGFVPQDAFLFSEKITDNILFGVEDQKQSPYRVQELARMVAIEKELDELPNKFDTYLGERGVNLSGGQKQRLTIARALAINPDIIILDDCLSAVDARVEETILKNIVRCFPGKTLLVVTHRLLAIKDFDMIVVMKDGLIAEKGTHGELIKLNGLYTSLYTKEALEEKVIR; translated from the coding sequence ATGTCATTTGAAAGAATAAGGAAGCTTTGGGAAGAGAATCTCGTTTACAGGGTTTTTATAAAAAAATATAAAAAATACTTTCTGATAGGTTCCCTTTCTCTCATTATCGTGGATATATTAAACATCATTCCACCTCTTATTATAAAGAAAGCATTTGATATCCTCTCCGAAGAAGTCGATCTTACGACGATTGCAATACTTTCTGCTCTCTATATCCTTGTAAGCCTTTTTCAGGGGGTGTGCCGTTATATCTGGCGAATGTATTTTATCGGAACATCTTTCCGGTGTGATTACGACCTCCGTATGGCTTTCTTCAGACATATTGAGTCGCTTTCCGAAAAATTTTTCCAGAAATACCGGACAGGTGACCTTATGTCAAGGGCAACAAATGATTTAAGCGCGGTACGCATGGCCGTTGGTCCGGGATTATTAATAGGGCTGGATGCGTTGTTTTATTTCTTTGTAATACCACCTATTATTATTTATTTATCTCCGAAATTGTCGCTCTATACGTTTTTATTCATGCCTCTCATACCTTTTATAGCATATAAGATCAAGCACGTTATTGACAGGCGATTCCGGAGTGTACAGGAACAGTTTTCGAGAATCAGCGAAAAGGTACAGGAAAATATATCCGGTATACGTGTCGTGAAATCCTTTAATATATCTCAACAGGAAGAAAGAACCCTCAGGAAACTGTGTGTGGATTTTATGAGGAAGAATTTATCATTGGCCATTCCGCAGTCGCTTCTGGGACCGGTATTTGAATACACAACCTATATGGGCATTATTATATTGCTTTTTGTTGGTGGAAAAATGGTTATCGAGGAAGCCATTACCCTGGGGACACTCGTTGCCTTCCAGCGCTATATTTCAATGATGGTATGGCCAATGACTGCCACCGGCTGGAGCATATCGCTCCTGCAACGTGGAAAAGCCTCCATGAAGCGTATCGACGAGATAATGAATGAAAAGCCTGACATTGTATCGAAGAACGGTATAACTTCTGTGCTTCATGGTGATATCGAATTCAGGAATGTAAATATCAAATATGAAAATAAAAAAGAATGGGTTCTGAGGAACATCAATTTGAAAATCCCCGCAGGGCAGCGTATCGCTGTCGTTGGCACTATCGGAAGCGGGAAATCAACATTGGTAAACCTTGTTCCGCGGATAATACCCGTACCTGATCAAAGCCTTTTTCTCAGCGGTATTGACATCAATATGATCAACATCAAGACATTACGGAAAATGATAGGCTTTGTCCCGCAGGATGCATTCCTCTTTTCCGAAAAGATTACTGATAATATACTCTTTGGCGTAGAAGATCAGAAGCAAAGTCCTTATCGTGTTCAGGAACTCGCACGTATGGTCGCAATAGAAAAAGAACTTGATGAACTCCCGAACAAATTTGATACCTATTTGGGCGAACGGGGTGTTAACCTTTCCGGCGGACAAAAGCAACGGCTCACCATTGCCCGTGCGCTCGCAATTAATCCGGATATCATCATTCTTGACGATTGTCTTTCTGCCGTAGATGCAAGGGTAGAGGAAACGATATTGAAAAATATCGTAAGATGTTTTCCGGGTAAAACACTTCTCGTTGTAACCCACAGGCTGCTTGCAATTAAAGATTTTGATATGATTGTCGTCATGAAAGACGGTCTGATCGCCGAAAAAGGCACACATGGGGAGCTTATAAAACTGAACGGATTATACACCTCCTTATACACAAAGGAAGCACTGGAAGAAAAGGTTATCAGGTAG
- a CDS encoding ABC-F family ATP-binding cassette domain-containing protein, which produces MIRLNEVRLSFGSRTILDTISLQIQQGDRIGLIGPNGTGKSTVFKLLYRLLEPDAGGLVLSKDIRLGYLPQDGFTFKKKTVFQEASSAFEDVLSLKNQIEIVHKKLENPSVQGEEHQLLLDQYAHLQHQLDVVNGAKVHAETSKVLKGMGFKESDFERNIDTFSGGWQMRVALAKLLLQDPDLLLLDEPTNHLDIDSIIWLENYLREFKGGFVIISHDRAFLDRNVTKIWELERGSISEYHGNYSFYETGKSKRTELQIARHANQEKKIKEVERFIERFRAKNTKASQVQSRILMLEKMERIELPPTATKQVKFRFLTTKQSGATVLEGKGISHTYNGHCLFKDICISIERGEKVAFVGQNGSGKSTLSRIIAGIEKPDSGTIRMGHNTFFAYFAQEHAEKLTGNNTVLQEMESDAPFAMIPYIRHILGAFLFSDDDVFKTVDVLSGGEKARLSLARMLLKPSNFMILDEPTNHIDIITKKILKDALLNYPGSLMIVSHDRDFLDGLVSKVYELKDGRIHTHLCAFRDFLEKKAASFDNGNANTRVNMPHHKAEEDSSQKQYYLLKKEQNAKKRKLTREVQEIEEHITLLETRKKEMDSVFSDAIVYTEKEKSAELHRCYKATIQELNALYRKWEAINTELESVINNN; this is translated from the coding sequence ATGATTCGTCTCAATGAAGTCAGATTATCCTTTGGCTCCAGAACGATCCTGGATACAATCTCCCTTCAGATCCAGCAGGGAGACCGGATTGGCCTGATTGGTCCCAACGGCACAGGGAAATCCACGGTATTTAAACTTCTTTACAGGCTTTTGGAGCCGGATGCAGGCGGGCTCGTTCTTTCGAAAGACATAAGACTTGGTTATCTCCCGCAGGACGGGTTTACATTTAAGAAAAAGACTGTTTTTCAAGAGGCAAGCTCAGCCTTTGAGGATGTCCTTTCCCTTAAAAATCAAATTGAGATCGTTCACAAAAAATTAGAAAACCCATCTGTGCAGGGAGAGGAACATCAGCTCTTATTGGACCAATACGCCCATTTGCAACATCAATTGGATGTGGTAAACGGGGCAAAGGTCCATGCAGAGACAAGCAAGGTCTTAAAGGGCATGGGATTTAAGGAATCGGATTTTGAAAGAAACATCGATACCTTCAGCGGCGGCTGGCAGATGCGTGTGGCTCTTGCAAAACTATTACTCCAGGATCCCGACCTGCTTCTTCTGGATGAACCAACAAACCACCTTGATATTGATTCCATCATCTGGCTGGAAAATTATCTCCGGGAATTTAAGGGAGGGTTCGTTATCATATCACATGACCGGGCCTTTTTAGATCGAAATGTCACGAAGATTTGGGAACTTGAAAGAGGAAGCATTTCTGAATATCATGGTAATTACTCTTTTTATGAGACTGGAAAAAGCAAAAGGACAGAATTACAAATAGCACGCCATGCCAATCAGGAAAAGAAAATCAAAGAGGTAGAGCGTTTTATAGAACGGTTCAGGGCCAAGAATACAAAGGCTTCCCAGGTACAAAGCCGGATACTTATGCTTGAAAAGATGGAAAGGATAGAACTGCCGCCAACGGCCACAAAACAGGTTAAATTCAGGTTCCTTACCACAAAGCAAAGCGGTGCAACCGTACTTGAGGGGAAAGGTATATCTCATACCTACAATGGGCATTGTTTGTTTAAAGATATCTGTATCTCCATTGAGCGGGGAGAAAAGGTAGCCTTTGTAGGGCAGAACGGATCAGGGAAATCCACCCTGTCACGTATTATAGCCGGCATAGAGAAACCGGATTCAGGCACAATCAGGATGGGGCATAATACCTTTTTTGCATATTTTGCCCAGGAACATGCAGAGAAATTAACCGGTAATAACACCGTATTACAGGAAATGGAATCGGATGCTCCGTTTGCCATGATCCCTTACATCCGGCATATATTAGGAGCCTTTCTCTTTTCGGATGACGATGTCTTCAAAACGGTCGATGTTTTAAGCGGGGGAGAAAAGGCCCGCCTGTCTCTTGCCAGGATGCTTCTGAAACCTTCCAATTTCATGATACTTGATGAACCAACCAATCACATTGATATAATCACCAAAAAGATTTTGAAAGATGCGTTATTAAACTATCCGGGAAGCCTCATGATTGTATCACATGACAGAGATTTTCTGGACGGCCTGGTTTCCAAGGTTTACGAATTAAAGGATGGGAGGATACATACCCATTTGTGTGCCTTCAGGGATTTTCTGGAAAAGAAAGCGGCAAGTTTCGATAATGGAAATGCCAATACAAGGGTTAATATGCCACATCACAAAGCAGAAGAGGACAGTTCACAAAAACAGTATTACCTGCTAAAGAAAGAGCAGAATGCAAAGAAACGAAAGCTCACACGGGAGGTTCAGGAAATTGAGGAGCATATTACCTTGCTGGAAACCAGGAAGAAGGAAATGGATTCTGTCTTTTCCGACGCAATAGTATATACGGAGAAAGAAAAATCAGCGGAATTACATAGGTGCTATAAGGCCACTATCCAGGAATTAAACGCACTTTACAGGAAATGGGAAGCAATTAACACCGAGTTAGAGTCTGTAATAAATAATAATTAA